TGAGGCGTTCGATGTGTTCAAGCATGTGGCGCGAGTTTGGCTTGGCGGGCGATTGGCGCAGCCACGCTAGCCACGTCATTTTGCTACCATCCTTGCGCTTGAGCAGTTCGTCCAGGCACTGGCGATGGACAGGTATCAAGGAATCGGCCAATGCCGCATGGATGCTTCGGTTGGCACGGGTAATGGCCTCGGCGCTTGCGCGCTCGATGGCATTCATGGCGGGTAGGATGATGCTCTGCCGCCGCAGGTTTTCAATAAGGGTGCTGGCCAGCACAATGCCTTTGTCTGTTTGCAAGGCCATTTCGGTCAATGTATGCACGGCTTGCCGGTAATGACTCATGGTGAAGGGCTTGAATCCAAACACCGTTTGCAGCTCGACCAAGTGCTCCCGCCGTGTCTGCTCGTGCTGGCCGTAATGGTTCCAGCTTCCCACCGGCACCTTGAGTTGTGCGGCCACCATGCGCAGCAGGGGCAGAAATGGAGGATCATCGACGCCCAAGAAGATGCCAGGGAATCGCAAGTAGCAAAGCTGCACGGCGAAGCCCAATCGATTCGCGGCGCCGCGACGCTGACGGATCACCGACAGGTCGGTTTCGTTGAACGTGTAGTGCCGTATCAGTTCGTCTTTGGCATCTGGCAGTGTCAGCAGACTTTCGCGCTAGGTGGCGGACAGGATTGAGCGGCGTGGCATGGTCAGTCTTCCCGCAGGTACTGGTACAAGGTTTCGCGGCTGATGCCGAAGTCACGGGCCACCAAGGTTTTCTGCTCGCCTGCCGCAACTCGCCGTTTCAACTCGGCAATTTGTTCGCTGTTCAGCGATTTCTTTCGTCCCCGGTAGGCCCCGCGCTGCTTAGCCAGCACGATTCCCTCGCGCTGACGTTCGCGGATCAGAGCGCGCTCGAACTCAGCAAAGGCTCCCATGACCGACAGCATCAGATTGGCCATCGGTGAGTCCTCGCCGGTGAACGTTAGCCCTTCTTTGACGAACTCCATGCGCACGCCCCGTTGTGTCAGCCCTTGGACGATGCGGCGCAGGTCATCAAGGTTGCGTGCCAACCTGTCCATGCTATGCACCACCACGGTGTCGCCCTCGCGGACGAAGGCCAGCAGCCTTTCAAGTTCGGGACGTTGTGTGTCCTTGCCTGAAGCCTTATCGGTGAATACCTTGCCGACTTCTATTTGTTCCAGTTGTCGATCAGGATTCTGGTCGAAGCTGCTGACGCGAACGTAGCCGATACGTTGACCTTGCAAGATGCCTCCAAAGGTAAAAATGTCAGGATGAAATCTATTACCCTTGGCTGAATATGTCAATAAATATAAATTAATACCCTACTCTGACGTTGTTTGTGCTCAACATCTGACATCAGGTTAGGGTATAGTCTTAACTGACACCACCTCCCAGGGCCTGATATAAAGCAACACTATCGACTAGGCGTTGTGCCTGGACCGCAACCATATTGATCCGGATTGACTGTGCCTGTTGCTGCGCGATGAGCAGTTGCAGGTAGCTGGTCGCGCCCAGCCGGTATTGCCGCTCGACCGACTGCAAGGAGGCCTGTGCAGCCATATCAGCGGCAGCGAGGGCAGTCAAAGTTTGTGCATCGCTTTCTACCGCGCGCAGGGTGTCGGCGACGTTACGCAAAGACTCCAATACGACGCTCTGGTAATTGGCTACGGCGGCATCAAAAGCGGCGAGCGCCGCTCTTTTTTCAGCGGGTAGCCCTGGATTAAAAAGAGGCTGGGTGAGCTGCGCAACCAGGCCCCACACTGCCGAGCCACCACCGAACAGGGCACCGGTGGTCAGCGCCTGAGAACCAAGGTTGGCGCTCAGGTTGATCTGTGGGTAGAGCTTGGCGACAGCCACACCATAGTCTGCATTGGCCGCATGCAACAGCGCCTCTGACGCCTGGATATCCGGTCGGCGGCGCACCAGTTCTGAGGGCACGACGAGCGGCATCTCGACGGGTAGAGTGAAATCGACCAGAGTGAAGGCCGGGATGCCACCCGTGCCTGGGGCACGACCGGCTAGCACCGCCAGTAGATGTTCGGTTTGTTGCAGTTGTTTACGCAGCGCAGGCAGTTCTGCCCGCGTTTGCTCCGCCTGAGCTTGTAGGCTCAACGCTTCATCAGGTGAGGCCTGACCGATACGCACGCGTTCATGGGCTAGGCGCAGTTGCTCATCCTGCACGCGCAAAATGGCAGTAGTGGTTTCTAGTTGCGCGGCGAGGCGTGCTCGGGTAATGGCAGCGGTTGCCATGTTGCCGGCAAGGGCCAGGCGCGCAGCATTCAGTTCGAAGCGACGGTAGTCGGCGCGAGCAGCCAAGGCTTCGAGTGCGCGCCGGTTGCCGCCAGCCAGATCGAGGTTGTAATGCACGCCAACGCTGGCGTTGTAGAGGCTGAATTGACGTGCGTCTCCGCTCAACCCTTGGCTACTGGGACTCATTTGCTGGCGCTGAGATCCCAGTGCGACATCTACCTGTGGATATTGCGTCGAGCCCGCCTGTGCGGCAAGAAGCTCCTGCGCCTGTCGCAAATTGGCGCTGATGCTCGCCAGCGTCGGGCTGACATGGAAAGCTTCGTTTATCAGTCCGTCGAGTGCGGATGAACCCAAGCTTTGCCACCATTGCGTTTCGATCGGAAGCCCTTCGACTAGACGTTGTGTTTCGCCGAACTGCGTGGGAGCGGACACGGTTCTATCAGCTACCGGTGTTGCAGTGTAGCGAGCCACATCGGGTGCGGTGGGACGCTGAAAATCAGGGCCGGCGGCGCAGCCGGCCAGACCGGCGGTGACCAGACCAGCTACCAGGTAAGTTGCCGCAAGCCGTCTTTCGAGGCTGATGGGGCGCTGGCATGTTTTAGCGTGCTCCATAAAAATGCTCCACGAAAGGTTTACGGAAAGCTTGGTGGCAGCCCAAGCAGCTTTCCTGCACGTGGGCGAATGATTGGATCACCGCCTTGCCGTCGCTGCTCGCAGCAGCCAGCTTCATGGCCAGCGCCGCCTCGTGAGTCTGCGCGTCAAAGTTTCTGAACTTGGTCGCATCAGCGCCGAGGTAAGCAAGGATGCGCATTTTTTCAGTAAGCGGTGGCTCGGGGTGTGCAGCAACTTTTGGGGCGAGCTGAACGACCTG
This portion of the Citrobacter amalonaticus Y19 genome encodes:
- a CDS encoding efflux transporter outer membrane subunit, whose protein sequence is MEHAKTCQRPISLERRLAATYLVAGLVTAGLAGCAAGPDFQRPTAPDVARYTATPVADRTVSAPTQFGETQRLVEGLPIETQWWQSLGSSALDGLINEAFHVSPTLASISANLRQAQELLAAQAGSTQYPQVDVALGSQRQQMSPSSQGLSGDARQFSLYNASVGVHYNLDLAGGNRRALEALAARADYRRFELNAARLALAGNMATAAITRARLAAQLETTTAILRVQDEQLRLAHERVRIGQASPDEALSLQAQAEQTRAELPALRKQLQQTEHLLAVLAGRAPGTGGIPAFTLVDFTLPVEMPLVVPSELVRRRPDIQASEALLHAANADYGVAVAKLYPQINLSANLGSQALTTGALFGGGSAVWGLVAQLTQPLFNPGLPAEKRAALAAFDAAVANYQSVVLESLRNVADTLRAVESDAQTLTALAAADMAAQASLQSVERQYRLGATSYLQLLIAQQQAQSIRINMVAVQAQRLVDSVALYQALGGGVS
- a CDS encoding cytochrome c, whose protein sequence is MTHRKHSHAFGTITLTVTACLLLWGFQLPAWAGDATQVEPLALRKIMQELGRNMQAITGAISQEEWVQVVQLAPKVAAHPEPPLTEKMRILAYLGADATKFRNFDAQTHEAALAMKLAAASSDGKAVIQSFAHVQESCLGCHQAFRKPFVEHFYGAR
- a CDS encoding recombinase family protein translates to MQGQRIGYVRVSSFDQNPDRQLEQIEVGKVFTDKASGKDTQRPELERLLAFVREGDTVVVHSMDRLARNLDDLRRIVQGLTQRGVRMEFVKEGLTFTGEDSPMANLMLSVMGAFAEFERALIRERQREGIVLAKQRGAYRGRKKSLNSEQIAELKRRVAAGEQKTLVARDFGISRETLYQYLRED